The Vreelandella piezotolerans genomic interval CCCGCCTTACATCGCCGCCGACGACCCGCATTTGTCCGAGGGTGACGTGCGCTTCGAGCCCCGTTCGGCGCTGGTGGCCGAGGGGGATGGCATGGCGGACTTGATGCATCTGATCATCGCTGCCCAAGCGTTTCTTTCTCCCAGCGGCTGGCTGGCGCTAGAGCACGGTTACCAGCAGGCTGCCTGCGTTCGCCAAGCATTGATGCAGGCGGGCTATCAAAACGTTGAAAGCGTACAAGACATCGGCGGCCATGAACGGGTTACCCTGGGGCATCTCGAATAACTGCCTGATTCATCAGTATTGGATCCTGCCATGAAACCAAAAAATAGAACGCTGGACCGTATCGACCTGAAGATTCTGCGCTGTCTGCAGGAAAACGCACGTATCTCCTATGTAGACCTTGCTTCGGAAGTTGGGTTATCCACAACCCCTTGTTTGGAGCGTGTCAAACGCCTGGAGCGAGCGGGCATCATCCGCGGCTACCAAGCCATTCTCGATCCCCGGGCGCTCAAGGCGAATTTGCTGGTGTTCGTCGAAATTAGTCTGGAAACCCAATCGCCGACGGTGTTCGACGAGTTCCGCCGAGCGGTCGAGAAGCTGCCGCAGATTCAGGAGTGTCACTTGGTCTCTGGGCAGTTCGACTATATTTTGAAGTGCCGCATTCCCGAAATGGCCGCGTATCGTCAGCTATTGGGCGATGTAGTGCTGACCCTTCCCGGCGTGAAAGAGTCGAAAAGCTACGTGGTGATGGAAGAGGTAAAGGAGAGCTTTAGCCTGCACATCCCCGATATCGAGGAGTTTGAGGATAAGTAACGCGATGATGGACGATCAGGCGCTGCTGCGCTATAGCCGCCAAATCATGCTGCCCGAGGTCGATATTGGCGGCCAGGAGCGCCTGAGTGCTGCTCATGCCCTGATCATTGGTGCCGGCGGGCTCGGCTCGCCGGTAGCGCTCTATCTGGCGGCGGCGGGCGTTGGCAGGATCACCATCGTCGATGCGGATCAGGTGGAGTTGACAAATTTACAGCGTCAAATTGCCCACCAGCAAGCCAGTCTGGGGGTCAACAAAGCGCGCTCAGCGAAGGAGCGTATGCAGGCGCTCAACCCGGAGTGCCATGTCGTGGCGATCGAGCAACATGCCGAAGGCGAGGCGCTCATGGACTTGGTGGCCTCGGCCGACGTAGTGCTGGACTGCACCGATCGATTCTCCAGTCGCTATGCCATCAATGCCGCCTCTCAGCGGGCGGGCGTGCCGCTGATTTCCGGTGCAGCGATTCGCTTTTCGGGCCAGTTGGCGGTGTTTGATCCCCGTGATGATGCCTGCCCCTGCTATGCCTGCCTCTACCCGCCAGGCGATAGTGACGACGAAACGTTGAGCTGTGCGGAGAGCGGGGTCATGGCCCCGCTGGTGGGGCTGATCGGCTGTTTCCAGGCGGTCGAAGCGTTCAAACTGATCAGTGGCGCGGGCAGGTCACATCAGGGCTTGTCCACCTTCGATGGCTTGAGCGGCCAGTGGCGCCATTTCCAAGTGCCGAGAGATCCTGCCTGCCCAGTGTGTAGCGCCCGCGCATAAAAGAACGCCCGCAGGGAGGCGGGCGTGACGTCACGGTCTTCACGTCAAAGGAACGAACTCAGTAGGGCGGTACGGCCGCCCTCTTAGCCAGTCATTCGCTTAATGACGAATCAGGTAGTCGAAGGCACCCAAGGACGCTTTGGCGCCTTCACCCATGGCAATGATGATCTGCTTGTAAGGCACAGTGGTCACATCGCCTGCGGCGAACACGCCGGGCACCGAGGTCATGCCGTGGGCATCGACGATGATCTCGCCACGCGGGGACATTTCGATGGGCGAGCCTTTCAACCACTCGGTGTTGGGCACCAAGCCGATTTGTACGAAAATGCCTTCCAGTGCGATGCTCTTCACTTCATCGGTATTGCGGTCTTTGTAAGTCAGGCCGTTGACACGGCTGCCGTCGCCAGTGACCTCGGTGGTCTGAGCGTTCAGCACGATGTCGACGTTGGGCAGGCTCTTCAGCTTCTTCTGCAAGACGGCATCGGCGCGCATTTCGCCCATGAACTCCACCAGC includes:
- a CDS encoding Lrp/AsnC ligand binding domain-containing protein, with the translated sequence MKPKNRTLDRIDLKILRCLQENARISYVDLASEVGLSTTPCLERVKRLERAGIIRGYQAILDPRALKANLLVFVEISLETQSPTVFDEFRRAVEKLPQIQECHLVSGQFDYILKCRIPEMAAYRQLLGDVVLTLPGVKESKSYVVMEEVKESFSLHIPDIEEFEDK
- a CDS encoding HesA/MoeB/ThiF family protein, with translation MMDDQALLRYSRQIMLPEVDIGGQERLSAAHALIIGAGGLGSPVALYLAAAGVGRITIVDADQVELTNLQRQIAHQQASLGVNKARSAKERMQALNPECHVVAIEQHAEGEALMDLVASADVVLDCTDRFSSRYAINAASQRAGVPLISGAAIRFSGQLAVFDPRDDACPCYACLYPPGDSDDETLSCAESGVMAPLVGLIGCFQAVEAFKLISGAGRSHQGLSTFDGLSGQWRHFQVPRDPACPVCSARA